Proteins co-encoded in one Streptomyces sp. JH34 genomic window:
- a CDS encoding pilus assembly protein TadG-related protein, producing MIVRRTREAGQAFPIYIMVVAGLLFLAFAYFAVGQASMKRNEAQTAADAAALAAAQDARDEWSWPGVFDFGEWDDLLSGQEIGSGSCSAGESLASQNDARQLTCYGALSPEASYTVTVETNKTVGSSVIASTKTTKASATARAVIEPRCRIEEDTRPAPSLPADDDDGDTEEAEEQKAYKVVCDDVDDFRIDPKNLDLLPDLADLFSVHLADN from the coding sequence CTGATCGTCAGAAGGACTCGTGAGGCAGGGCAGGCCTTCCCCATCTACATCATGGTGGTGGCGGGCCTGCTCTTCCTCGCGTTCGCTTACTTTGCTGTCGGGCAGGCTTCGATGAAGAGGAACGAGGCACAGACGGCCGCCGACGCTGCCGCCCTGGCAGCGGCGCAGGACGCGCGCGACGAGTGGAGCTGGCCGGGGGTGTTCGATTTCGGCGAATGGGACGACCTGCTGAGTGGCCAGGAAATCGGAAGCGGATCGTGCTCCGCCGGTGAATCGCTCGCGTCGCAGAATGACGCCCGTCAATTGACGTGCTACGGGGCTCTCTCGCCCGAGGCGTCGTACACGGTCACGGTCGAGACGAACAAGACGGTCGGAAGCTCGGTGATCGCCAGCACGAAGACGACGAAAGCCTCTGCGACCGCACGCGCCGTCATCGAGCCACGCTGCCGCATCGAAGAAGACACACGTCCCGCGCCCAGCCTCCCCGCCGATGACGACGACGGCGACACGGAAGAGGCCGAGGAACAGAAGGCGTACAAAGTTGTCTGCGACGATGTCGACGACTTCCGTATCGACCCGAAAAACCTTGACCTGCTGCCCGATCTGGCAGACCTTTTCTCCGTCCACCTGGCCGACAACTAA
- a CDS encoding TadE/TadG family type IV pilus assembly protein yields the protein MAPVRTSHTAGRGRGRRGDRGSTALEYLGFLPVLILIGLAGIQLGLIAYTAQQAGTGARAAARTASQDDLRGSYERVGKASMTGWVAQRARIAPPTGGDSVTVTVTVTIPDVLLGLLGDRTVEKSATMPRD from the coding sequence ATGGCACCGGTACGCACCTCACACACCGCCGGCCGGGGACGCGGCAGGCGCGGGGACCGCGGCTCGACCGCCCTCGAGTACCTGGGCTTCCTCCCCGTCCTCATCCTCATCGGTCTCGCCGGGATCCAGCTGGGCCTGATCGCCTACACCGCGCAGCAGGCCGGCACCGGCGCCAGGGCCGCCGCCCGCACCGCGTCCCAGGACGACCTGCGCGGGTCGTACGAGCGCGTCGGCAAGGCGTCGATGACCGGCTGGGTGGCCCAGCGGGCCCGGATCGCCCCGCCGACGGGAGGCGACTCGGTCACGGTGACGGTCACGGTCACCATCCCGGACGTCCTCCTCGGCCTGCTCGGGGACCGGACCGTCGAGAAGTCAGCCACCATGCCCCGCGACTGA
- a CDS encoding response regulator transcription factor: MPDDVSRTSGQDRAAQNHASPHTSSHGSPLSSELSSPAFPATAPPPTAAQPLPAFPDAPDRPAPGSLRVVVADDNPVVRAGLGVLLSGRADIEVVAEAADGREAYEAAVHHRPDVILLDVRMPGVDGLSALPHLVQVAPVMMLTYSRESDIVHEALRMGAGGYLVHGEFTADELVQSVRDTKSGRAPFTATAASALLAHMRQGPNQQPRSLPDGLGTALSADAPHGGPGSQTQPPGSASHRVRAPAPRSAHPLRPPHPAENPQNLSQLQPFVGQSSSGTESNGPQAPNRRQYELSSREAEVMELISSGLSNQQIAATCFISEKTVKNHINRIFTKLHSTSRSEAIARWLGTAPGSGPGTRGTGSHG, translated from the coding sequence ATGCCGGACGACGTCTCCCGCACATCTGGCCAGGACCGGGCCGCACAGAACCACGCCTCCCCGCACACGTCCTCGCACGGCTCCCCGCTCAGCAGTGAACTCAGCTCCCCCGCATTCCCGGCCACCGCACCACCGCCCACGGCGGCACAGCCGCTGCCCGCCTTCCCCGACGCCCCCGACCGTCCGGCCCCCGGGTCCCTGCGCGTCGTCGTCGCGGACGACAACCCCGTGGTCCGGGCGGGACTCGGCGTGCTGCTCAGCGGCCGGGCCGACATCGAGGTCGTGGCCGAGGCGGCGGACGGGCGCGAGGCCTATGAAGCCGCCGTACACCACCGGCCGGACGTCATCCTGCTCGACGTACGGATGCCCGGGGTGGACGGTCTCTCCGCCCTGCCTCACCTGGTGCAGGTTGCACCCGTGATGATGCTGACGTACAGCCGCGAGAGCGACATCGTGCACGAGGCACTGCGCATGGGCGCGGGCGGCTACCTGGTCCACGGCGAGTTCACGGCAGACGAACTCGTGCAGTCCGTACGCGATACGAAGAGCGGCCGCGCACCCTTCACCGCCACGGCGGCGAGCGCGCTTCTCGCCCATATGCGGCAAGGGCCGAACCAGCAGCCGAGGTCGCTCCCGGACGGGCTGGGAACAGCCCTGAGCGCCGACGCCCCCCACGGCGGGCCCGGCTCACAGACCCAGCCCCCGGGCAGCGCCTCCCACCGCGTGCGGGCCCCTGCGCCGCGTTCTGCGCATCCGCTGCGTCCGCCGCATCCGGCCGAAAATCCACAAAACCTTTCGCAACTGCAACCTTTTGTGGGACAGTCTTCGTCCGGTACGGAATCCAACGGGCCTCAGGCGCCCAACAGGCGGCAGTACGAACTGAGTTCGAGGGAGGCGGAGGTCATGGAGCTCATCTCCTCGGGCCTGAGCAACCAGCAGATCGCCGCCACCTGCTTCATCAGCGAAAAGACCGTCAAGAACCACATCAACAGGATCTTCACCAAGCTGCACAGCACCAGCCGCAGCGAGGCGATCGCCCGCTGGCTCGGCACGGCGCCGGGCTCGGGACCTGGAACGAGGGGGACAGGCAGCCATGGCTGA
- a CDS encoding OmpA family protein: protein MQPPTPTPVIPRGALRCRIGLCAAAAVVLGTSTLWGATSASADENPTAVPSASPPVEVDANSPGLMLGDGATLGDVRVLDIKSIVEDMGGEERREDTNADITFALQAEVLFGKDSAKLSGEATARINAIATEIQTQNAPRVRVFGFTDNLGSSAHGDVLSKQRANAVQGVLATKLPSVTFEIRGYGEQYPIASNDNEEGRKKNRRVEVSFPRTNGS, encoded by the coding sequence ATGCAGCCACCCACCCCCACACCGGTCATCCCGCGAGGCGCACTCCGATGCCGCATCGGTCTCTGCGCCGCCGCTGCCGTCGTGCTCGGCACCTCGACCCTGTGGGGTGCCACGTCGGCCTCGGCGGACGAGAACCCCACCGCTGTCCCGAGCGCCTCGCCCCCCGTGGAGGTCGACGCCAACTCGCCCGGTCTCATGCTCGGTGACGGTGCGACCCTCGGTGACGTCCGCGTACTCGACATCAAGTCCATCGTCGAGGACATGGGCGGCGAGGAGCGCCGCGAGGACACCAACGCCGACATCACCTTCGCCCTGCAGGCCGAAGTCCTCTTCGGCAAGGACAGCGCCAAGCTCAGCGGCGAGGCCACGGCCCGCATCAACGCGATCGCCACCGAGATCCAGACACAGAACGCCCCGAGGGTGCGTGTGTTCGGCTTCACGGACAACCTCGGATCGTCCGCTCACGGTGACGTCCTGTCCAAGCAGCGTGCGAACGCCGTCCAGGGCGTGCTCGCCACCAAGCTGCCGAGCGTCACCTTCGAGATCCGCGGTTACGGGGAGCAGTACCCGATCGCCAGTAACGACAACGAAGAGGGTCGTAAGAAGAACCGGCGTGTGGAAGTCTCCTTCCCGCGCACCAACGGCTCGTAG
- a CDS encoding CpaF family protein, whose amino-acid sequence MSLRARITAPEERGGGREDGHLVATYRAKLLEEIDLAEMSSLAATDRRARLERVLGHIISREGPVLSTVERSQLIRRVVDEALGLGVLEPLLEDASITEIMVNGPDQIFVERAGRVEQLPMRFASHEQLMQTIERIVSTVNRRVDEANPMVDARLPSGERVNVIIPPLSLTGATLTIRRFPRSFSLQEMIAFGSLDQQMLLLLAGLVQAKFNVIVSGATGTGKTTLLNALSGLIPEGERIVTIEDSAELQLQQNHVIRLESRPANVEGKGQITIRDLVRNSLRMRPDRIVVGEVRGGESLDMLQAMSTGHDGSLATVHANSAEDALMRLQTLASMSEIKIPFEALHDQINSAVDVIVQLTRHADGTRRVTEIAVLDSHGRDPYRIVTVARFDARPMDTDGVIHGEFQALPLPRRIADRLHMAGQPIPQAFGVAPSEEYLATREAR is encoded by the coding sequence ATGAGCCTGCGGGCACGCATCACCGCCCCCGAGGAGCGCGGAGGGGGACGGGAGGACGGCCACCTGGTCGCCACGTACCGCGCGAAGCTCCTCGAGGAGATCGACCTCGCGGAGATGTCCTCGCTGGCCGCCACCGACCGCCGGGCCCGCCTGGAGCGCGTACTGGGACACATCATCAGCCGTGAGGGCCCCGTCCTCTCGACCGTCGAACGCTCCCAGCTCATCCGCCGGGTCGTCGACGAGGCCCTGGGACTCGGCGTCCTCGAACCACTCCTGGAGGACGCCTCCATCACGGAGATCATGGTCAACGGACCCGACCAGATCTTCGTCGAACGGGCCGGCCGGGTCGAGCAGCTCCCGATGCGCTTCGCCAGTCACGAGCAGCTCATGCAGACGATCGAGCGCATCGTCTCCACCGTCAACCGGCGGGTGGACGAGGCCAACCCGATGGTCGACGCCCGCCTGCCCAGCGGCGAGCGCGTCAACGTCATCATCCCGCCGCTCTCCCTGACCGGTGCCACGCTCACCATCCGGCGCTTCCCCCGGTCCTTCTCGCTCCAGGAGATGATCGCCTTCGGCTCGCTGGACCAGCAGATGCTGCTCCTGCTCGCCGGGCTCGTCCAGGCGAAGTTCAACGTGATCGTCTCCGGGGCCACCGGCACGGGGAAGACCACCCTCCTCAACGCGCTCTCCGGACTCATCCCCGAGGGCGAGCGCATCGTCACCATCGAGGACTCCGCCGAACTCCAACTCCAGCAGAACCATGTGATCCGGCTGGAGTCGCGCCCCGCGAACGTGGAGGGCAAGGGCCAGATCACCATCCGCGACCTGGTCCGCAACTCCCTGCGCATGCGCCCCGACCGCATCGTCGTGGGTGAGGTCCGAGGCGGCGAATCGCTCGACATGCTCCAGGCGATGTCGACCGGCCACGACGGTTCGCTGGCCACCGTCCACGCCAACAGCGCGGAGGACGCGCTGATGCGCCTGCAGACGCTGGCGTCGATGTCCGAGATCAAGATCCCCTTCGAGGCCCTGCACGACCAGATCAACAGCGCCGTCGACGTGATCGTCCAGCTCACCCGGCACGCCGACGGCACCAGGCGCGTCACCGAGATCGCGGTACTCGACTCACACGGGCGCGACCCGTACAGGATCGTCACCGTCGCACGGTTCGACGCCCGGCCCATGGACACCGACGGCGTGATCCACGGCGAGTTCCAGGCCCTCCCGCTCCCGCGTCGTATCGCCGACCGGCTCCACATGGCCGGACAGCCGATCCCCCAGGCCTTCGGGGTCGCCCCGTCAGAGGAATACCTCGCCACCCGAGAGGCCAGATAG
- a CDS encoding Tox-REase-5 domain-containing protein — MVLLLVRTLFVFTVVGGIGVLLQASSLDAIDGELLGLLLYAALPGTAGFALSLYVRSGDTWIWRGLVAVHGWFVLGALATLGGDDGARGVPQLVIPVVTLVLLLRRSSRDWFDLPAAQRMEHRPFSVARLIRWRRDGGQSAVEYLGLILIVGALVGALLMTGIGGQISGGLRSAICEVTGSACPAPGGEEVAAGDGPDSGEKPDPGTGDSGTAGADGAAGGTGGAASSGTRGGATGGAEGGTHGGTTGGTQGGATGGAEGGTTGGATDGATGGATDGGTGGSGGDADAVVPVGDGGDDVDASEGADGGGPGNGVTDDEEKPGESCTSGVGAFFSCAAHQTGGFFTGVFANGLWGDVTGTFDTVLHPVKAWNGLMDYGKSLGDKWSQDSAGAGDKWSDGDYLGAVWDWTKAGGGTGVKVLDDVFIGDEVRDLWKDGNEGQAIGTGLWNIGSLFIPGYGEAKLVGKLGKLGKLGKLGKLGEVAQKASEAAAKAKKAAKAGDVDGAEKAAAEAQKHADDAADEAGLTGCTVGLGGLPRVPYATGGGGGTGTATMAAVRASVPVGFLTQQCDEVDPEKKEAAEEAQQQADEAKKAAAEAKRKKELERARNQPKPAWYKDLRNPRAGSKDGGTGAWTKIKPGVWNYPTEMGARYQEQISKVTRGKEYQVPLDKLTGKPVDFDGWDAARGTYLEAKYGYRGKDFYDAGTGELTPKVQQRWADQATRQVDAARGKPVEWHLSDPDVAEAARELFEDRGIDVKVINTPDDVTG, encoded by the coding sequence GTGGTGCTGCTCCTTGTGCGGACCTTGTTCGTGTTCACGGTCGTCGGAGGCATCGGCGTACTCCTCCAGGCGTCGTCGCTCGACGCCATCGACGGTGAGCTGCTCGGGCTCCTGCTGTACGCGGCGCTGCCGGGTACGGCCGGGTTCGCCCTCTCGCTGTACGTGCGATCCGGGGACACCTGGATCTGGCGTGGACTCGTCGCCGTACACGGGTGGTTCGTGCTCGGTGCGCTGGCGACGCTGGGTGGCGACGACGGAGCGCGGGGCGTACCGCAGCTGGTGATCCCGGTCGTCACCCTGGTCCTGCTGCTGCGGCGCAGTTCGCGTGACTGGTTCGACCTGCCGGCCGCGCAGCGGATGGAGCACCGGCCGTTCAGCGTCGCGCGGCTGATCAGATGGCGCCGGGACGGTGGCCAGTCCGCGGTGGAGTACCTGGGTCTCATCCTGATCGTCGGCGCGCTCGTGGGTGCGCTCCTGATGACCGGTATCGGCGGTCAGATCAGTGGAGGGCTGCGCAGCGCCATCTGTGAAGTGACCGGCAGCGCCTGCCCGGCACCTGGGGGCGAAGAAGTGGCCGCGGGCGACGGGCCCGATTCCGGCGAGAAGCCCGACCCAGGAACCGGGGATTCCGGCACTGCCGGGGCAGACGGCGCGGCTGGAGGCACCGGGGGAGCCGCTTCGAGTGGCACCCGCGGGGGCGCGACCGGGGGAGCGGAAGGTGGCACCCACGGCGGCACGACCGGCGGCACCCAGGGCGGCGCGACCGGGGGAGCCGAGGGCGGCACGACCGGCGGTGCCACGGATGGCGCCACCGGGGGTGCGACGGATGGCGGCACCGGCGGATCCGGCGGCGACGCCGACGCCGTTGTGCCCGTCGGTGACGGCGGTGACGACGTGGACGCCTCGGAAGGGGCGGACGGCGGCGGTCCGGGGAACGGCGTCACCGACGACGAGGAGAAGCCCGGAGAGAGCTGCACCTCGGGGGTGGGCGCGTTCTTCTCCTGCGCCGCGCATCAGACCGGCGGGTTCTTCACCGGGGTGTTCGCCAACGGCCTGTGGGGAGACGTCACCGGCACGTTCGACACCGTCCTCCACCCCGTCAAGGCGTGGAACGGCCTGATGGACTACGGCAAGAGCCTCGGCGACAAGTGGTCCCAGGACTCGGCGGGCGCCGGTGACAAGTGGTCCGACGGCGACTACCTCGGCGCTGTCTGGGACTGGACCAAGGCCGGCGGCGGCACCGGTGTGAAGGTGCTCGACGACGTCTTCATCGGCGACGAGGTCCGGGACCTGTGGAAGGACGGGAACGAGGGCCAGGCGATCGGCACCGGCCTCTGGAACATCGGCTCCCTCTTCATCCCCGGCTACGGCGAAGCCAAGCTCGTGGGAAAGCTGGGGAAGCTCGGCAAACTGGGAAAGCTGGGCAAGCTGGGCGAGGTGGCCCAGAAGGCCTCCGAAGCCGCGGCGAAGGCCAAGAAGGCCGCCAAGGCCGGCGACGTGGACGGTGCCGAGAAGGCGGCCGCCGAGGCGCAGAAGCACGCCGACGACGCGGCGGACGAGGCGGGCCTGACCGGCTGCACCGTCGGACTGGGCGGTCTCCCGCGGGTTCCGTACGCCACAGGAGGCGGCGGAGGCACGGGCACCGCCACCATGGCCGCGGTGCGGGCCTCCGTGCCCGTCGGGTTCCTTACCCAGCAGTGCGACGAGGTCGACCCAGAGAAGAAGGAAGCCGCCGAAGAGGCGCAGCAGCAGGCCGACGAGGCCAAGAAGGCGGCTGCCGAGGCCAAGCGGAAGAAGGAGCTGGAGCGGGCCAGGAACCAGCCGAAGCCGGCGTGGTACAAGGACCTCAGGAATCCGCGGGCGGGATCGAAGGACGGCGGCACGGGCGCCTGGACGAAGATCAAGCCCGGCGTCTGGAACTACCCGACCGAGATGGGCGCCCGCTACCAGGAGCAGATCTCCAAGGTGACCCGCGGCAAGGAGTACCAGGTCCCACTCGACAAGCTCACCGGGAAGCCGGTCGACTTCGACGGCTGGGACGCCGCGAGGGGCACCTATCTGGAGGCGAAGTACGGCTACCGGGGCAAGGACTTCTACGACGCCGGGACCGGGGAGCTCACCCCCAAGGTCCAGCAGCGCTGGGCGGACCAGGCCACCCGGCAGGTGGACGCGGCGCGCGGCAAGCCCGTCGAGTGGCACCTGTCCGATCCGGACGTAGCCGAGGCCGCGCGGGAGCTCTTCGAGGACCGGGGCATCGACGTTAAGGTGATCAACACGC
- a CDS encoding TadE family protein — protein sequence MTQRRGEPDRIRARAGRDRGQLSIEFTGMVPIILVTLVLLWQAVLVGYTFTLASGAADEGVRKAAAAGDGDRESRCRDAVYERLPSAWEGPAEISGPCGAQGDDVVTATVVLKAPVLFPGFASLPIPVEATAGAAAEGK from the coding sequence GTGACGCAGCGCAGGGGAGAACCCGACCGGATACGGGCGCGGGCGGGACGCGACCGCGGGCAGCTGAGCATCGAGTTCACCGGGATGGTGCCCATCATCCTGGTGACGCTGGTGCTCCTCTGGCAGGCGGTCCTGGTGGGGTACACCTTCACCCTGGCGAGCGGCGCCGCCGACGAAGGCGTACGCAAAGCCGCCGCAGCGGGCGACGGTGACCGCGAGAGCAGGTGCAGGGACGCCGTGTACGAACGGCTTCCGAGCGCCTGGGAAGGCCCCGCGGAGATCAGCGGCCCCTGCGGGGCCCAGGGGGACGACGTGGTCACGGCCACTGTCGTCCTCAAGGCCCCCGTCCTGTTCCCGGGCTTCGCCAGCCTCCCCATCCCCGTCGAGGCCACGGCCGGCGCGGCCGCGGAAGGGAAGTGA
- a CDS encoding type II secretion system F family protein, translating into MDNLAPLTIGVTLLCCVLGVLGLHAYTSGKAQREALVDRLSSTGQIDMGPQRRFRGLDRRLRRTKLGKRIELKLAATGLDITPGEYFLYVVASVAALWLIAASVLASFFGPLAGLAAIWGAGTFLNWHRAKRTEAFISQLPEISRVLANATQAGLSLRTSIAMAADELEAPAGDELRVVADQLGVGRTLDDALGELAERLPSRELVVLVSTLILSNRAGGQVVSSLRNLTVTLEERKETRREVRTQLSQINATAYAVPAIGVGAMLLVNSILPGALDRMTGSVAGQVAVIVSLGLYALGFVAIRRVSKIDI; encoded by the coding sequence ATGGACAACCTCGCACCGCTCACCATCGGCGTCACGCTGCTGTGCTGCGTACTCGGCGTCCTGGGCCTGCACGCCTACACCTCGGGCAAGGCCCAGCGCGAAGCGCTCGTGGACCGGCTCTCCTCGACCGGCCAGATCGACATGGGCCCGCAGCGCCGCTTCCGGGGCCTCGACCGCCGGCTGCGCCGTACGAAACTCGGCAAGAGGATCGAGCTGAAGCTCGCGGCCACGGGCCTCGACATCACTCCGGGCGAGTACTTCCTCTACGTCGTCGCCTCCGTGGCGGCACTCTGGCTGATCGCGGCCTCCGTCCTGGCCTCGTTCTTCGGCCCGCTCGCCGGACTCGCCGCGATCTGGGGCGCCGGCACCTTCCTGAACTGGCACCGGGCCAAGCGCACCGAGGCCTTCATCAGCCAGCTGCCCGAGATCTCCCGCGTACTCGCCAACGCCACCCAGGCCGGGCTCTCCCTGCGCACCTCCATCGCCATGGCCGCCGACGAACTCGAAGCGCCCGCGGGCGACGAACTCCGCGTCGTCGCCGACCAGCTGGGCGTGGGCCGCACCCTCGACGACGCCCTCGGGGAACTCGCCGAACGCCTGCCCTCCCGCGAACTCGTCGTCCTGGTCTCCACGTTGATCCTGTCCAACCGGGCCGGCGGCCAGGTCGTGTCCTCGCTGCGCAACCTCACCGTCACCCTGGAGGAGCGCAAGGAGACCCGGCGCGAGGTCCGCACCCAGCTCTCACAGATCAACGCCACGGCCTACGCCGTCCCGGCCATCGGCGTCGGCGCGATGCTACTGGTCAACTCGATCCTCCCCGGAGCGCTCGACCGGATGACCGGATCCGTCGCCGGACAGGTCGCCGTCATCGTCTCGCTCGGCCTCTACGCCCTCGGCTTCGTCGCCATCCGCCGCGTTTCCAAGATCGATATCTGA
- a CDS encoding histidine kinase → MTISLHPGAEDARHAALSTPAGPAPTVSIQVNALSALARQVFLFRLAMIAIGTPQALDNTAPGLASWLVASAVLVTFVGSYALYRDWERFGPLLVRSPLLLGADTVFGALLLFTATPDSTLGYAVVCTPLLAGLLYGWRAAGVFAVLEVLILAAAYGADQQFRGGLANALLLPGFCVLAGAVGVTLRNLMLRVGAASQALTETRARLAVSVAVEDERARLAREMHDSVAKTLHGLALAADGLAHSSGRTDPLTLRHQAELVARSARRAAAESRELLSDLRRESGLDGGVDLIAELRSRTQDFTRRRGLNTVFRTLGDTPVPPVPQVVARQLLTVASEAMENADRHAHPTYLVVLAGIKGDVLRVSVYDDGQGLPAGTTLDDLRRAGHFGLVGMVERAASIGARIRIGKGKAAKGTEVRVELPTAALAPARAATAASATAVAPAADPASSP, encoded by the coding sequence ATGACGATCTCCCTGCACCCGGGCGCCGAGGACGCGCGGCACGCCGCGCTGTCCACTCCCGCCGGCCCGGCGCCCACCGTGTCCATCCAGGTCAACGCCCTCTCGGCGCTGGCCCGCCAGGTGTTCCTCTTCCGCCTGGCCATGATCGCCATCGGCACCCCGCAGGCCCTCGACAACACCGCCCCCGGCCTCGCCAGCTGGCTGGTCGCCTCCGCCGTCCTGGTGACCTTCGTCGGTTCGTACGCCCTCTACCGCGACTGGGAGCGCTTCGGACCACTCCTCGTACGCTCGCCGCTCCTGCTGGGTGCCGACACCGTGTTCGGCGCCCTGCTCCTGTTCACCGCCACACCCGACTCGACCCTCGGCTACGCCGTCGTCTGCACTCCGCTGCTCGCCGGACTGCTCTACGGCTGGCGGGCCGCCGGAGTCTTCGCCGTACTCGAAGTCCTCATCCTGGCCGCCGCCTACGGCGCCGACCAGCAGTTCCGGGGAGGGCTGGCCAACGCCCTGCTGCTCCCGGGCTTCTGCGTCCTCGCCGGCGCGGTGGGCGTCACGCTGCGCAACCTGATGCTCCGCGTCGGAGCGGCCAGCCAGGCACTGACCGAGACCCGGGCCCGCCTCGCCGTCAGCGTCGCCGTCGAGGACGAACGCGCACGACTGGCACGCGAGATGCACGACTCCGTGGCCAAGACCCTGCACGGCCTGGCCCTCGCCGCCGACGGACTGGCCCACTCCTCCGGGCGGACGGACCCGCTCACCCTCCGGCACCAGGCGGAACTGGTCGCCAGGTCCGCCCGACGGGCCGCCGCCGAATCACGGGAACTCCTCTCCGACCTGCGGCGCGAGTCCGGCCTCGACGGCGGGGTGGACCTCATTGCCGAACTCCGTTCCAGGACGCAGGACTTCACCCGGAGACGCGGATTGAACACCGTCTTCCGCACCCTCGGCGACACACCCGTACCCCCGGTCCCCCAGGTCGTCGCCCGGCAACTCCTCACCGTCGCCTCCGAAGCGATGGAGAACGCCGACCGGCACGCCCACCCCACCTACCTCGTCGTCCTCGCCGGTATCAAGGGCGACGTCCTGCGCGTCAGCGTGTACGACGACGGGCAGGGCCTGCCCGCGGGCACCACCCTCGACGACCTGAGGCGGGCCGGCCACTTCGGGCTCGTCGGCATGGTCGAACGCGCGGCCTCCATCGGCGCCCGCATCCGGATCGGCAAGGGCAAGGCGGCCAAGGGCACCGAGGTCCGCGTCGAACTCCCGACCGCGGCCCTGGCACCGGCCCGGGCTGCGACTGCCGCGTCAGCGACTGCCGTCGCCCCTGCGGCGGATCCGGCTTCCAGCCCTTGA
- a CDS encoding DUF5936 domain-containing protein codes for MELLLALVVGFSVFGVFKGVRMYRAEATLPGDLALALEVGSTRTTAVGSGIDRLGMRWAPLVLRLMGPKKVNEKRRRIDMAGNPGGLTIDRYAARRAVYSALGGFAAFAMLTSGKFFMALFMIAFGLFWGEVGIWAAVRKRRDDIDRTLPDFLDVLAVVVSAGLGFRQALDRVAEKYQGPWSDELRITLRQMDMGVSRRQAFDELRRRNDSEQVAMFVTALQQGEELGAPIVDTLIAIANDMRRTDAQNARRKAAKAVPKATLMVTTFMIPATMILMGAAMLLGSDTDLGSFTGE; via the coding sequence ATGGAACTACTGCTCGCCCTCGTCGTCGGCTTCAGCGTCTTCGGCGTTTTCAAGGGCGTACGGATGTACCGCGCCGAGGCCACCCTCCCCGGCGACCTCGCGCTCGCGCTCGAAGTCGGGTCGACCCGCACCACCGCGGTGGGCTCCGGCATCGACCGCCTCGGCATGCGCTGGGCGCCCCTGGTCCTGCGCCTGATGGGGCCCAAGAAGGTCAACGAGAAGCGCCGCAGGATCGACATGGCGGGCAACCCGGGCGGCCTCACCATCGACCGCTACGCGGCCCGGCGCGCCGTCTACAGCGCCCTCGGAGGATTCGCCGCCTTCGCCATGCTCACCAGCGGCAAATTCTTCATGGCCCTGTTCATGATCGCCTTCGGCCTGTTCTGGGGCGAGGTCGGCATCTGGGCCGCCGTCCGCAAGCGCAGGGACGACATCGACCGCACACTCCCCGACTTCCTGGACGTCCTAGCCGTCGTCGTCTCCGCGGGCCTCGGCTTCCGGCAGGCCCTCGACCGGGTCGCCGAGAAGTACCAGGGCCCCTGGTCCGACGAACTGCGCATCACCCTCCGGCAGATGGACATGGGCGTCAGCCGCCGCCAGGCCTTCGACGAGCTGCGCAGGCGCAACGACTCCGAACAGGTCGCCATGTTCGTCACCGCGCTCCAGCAGGGCGAGGAACTCGGCGCGCCCATCGTCGACACGCTCATCGCCATCGCCAACGACATGCGCCGCACCGACGCGCAGAACGCCCGGCGCAAGGCCGCCAAGGCAGTCCCCAAGGCAACCCTGATGGTCACCACCTTCATGATCCCCGCCACCATGATCCTCATGGGCGCCGCCATGCTGCTCGGATCCGACACCGACCTCGGATCCTTCACAGGGGAGTGA